The following are encoded in a window of Streptomyces sp. SAT1 genomic DNA:
- a CDS encoding GNAT family N-acetyltransferase, which yields MLTQTTSRVLEPSDLDAALAVLDREPVANAFVTSRVRIAGLDPWRLGGEMWGWYEDGMLTSLCYAGANLVPICATPRAVRAFADRARRAGRRCSSIVGPSEPTTELWRLLEPSWGPAREVRARQPLMITDRMPDDIAADPYVRRVRKDEMETIMPACVAMFTEEVGVSPLAGDGGLLYQARVAELVGSGRSFARLDEHGKVMFKAEIGAATDRACQIQGVWVAPEYRGRGLAAPGMAAVLRYALADVAPVVSLYVNDFNAPARRTYRRVGFQEVGAFTSVLF from the coding sequence GTGTTGACCCAGACCACCTCACGGGTGCTCGAACCGAGCGACCTGGACGCGGCGCTCGCCGTCCTCGACCGCGAGCCGGTCGCGAACGCCTTCGTGACCTCCCGGGTGCGGATCGCGGGCCTCGACCCGTGGCGGCTCGGCGGCGAGATGTGGGGCTGGTACGAGGACGGCATGCTCACGTCCCTGTGTTACGCGGGCGCCAACCTGGTCCCGATCTGCGCCACCCCGCGCGCCGTGCGCGCCTTCGCCGACCGCGCCCGGCGGGCCGGCCGCCGCTGCTCCTCCATCGTCGGCCCCAGCGAGCCCACCACCGAGCTGTGGCGGCTCCTCGAACCGAGCTGGGGCCCGGCCCGCGAGGTCCGCGCCCGCCAGCCCCTCATGATCACCGACCGGATGCCGGACGACATCGCCGCCGACCCCTACGTCCGCCGCGTCCGCAAGGACGAGATGGAGACGATCATGCCGGCCTGCGTGGCGATGTTCACCGAGGAGGTCGGCGTCTCCCCGCTGGCCGGCGACGGCGGACTCCTCTACCAGGCCAGGGTCGCCGAACTCGTCGGCTCGGGCCGCTCCTTCGCCCGCCTCGACGAGCACGGCAAGGTCATGTTCAAGGCCGAGATCGGCGCCGCCACCGACCGGGCCTGCCAGATCCAGGGCGTCTGGGTCGCCCCCGAGTACCGCGGCCGGGGCCTGGCCGCCCCCGGCATGGCCGCGGTGCTGCGCTACGCGCTGGCGGACGTCGCCCCCGTGGTGAGCCTCTACGTCAACGACTTCAACGCCCCGGCCCGGCGCACCTACCGGCGCGTCGGCTTCCAGGAGGTCGGCGCGTTCACCAGCGTGCTCTTCTGA
- a CDS encoding GNAT family N-acetyltransferase — MAHIPGHGPGPGRRDDIVIGPLDLAARVDEALAVQAVAFGLGAEEVAVRRQIVLRHMTCPGARALGATTADGRLAGFVYGMPNDRTHWWSTVVEPYLRARGHEDWLDGSFVITELHVHPAHQNRGVGRALITAVTDTAAEPRSILSAIDTDSPARGLYHSLGYTDLARQVLFPSAPRPYAVMGAPLPLRRRTPQGR; from the coding sequence ATGGCGCACATTCCCGGTCACGGCCCCGGCCCCGGCCGCCGAGATGACATCGTGATCGGCCCCCTCGATCTGGCGGCCCGTGTCGACGAGGCGCTCGCCGTCCAGGCCGTCGCCTTCGGACTCGGCGCCGAGGAGGTCGCCGTACGCCGCCAGATCGTGCTGCGCCACATGACCTGCCCGGGGGCCCGCGCACTGGGCGCCACCACCGCGGACGGCCGGCTCGCCGGATTCGTCTACGGCATGCCCAACGACCGCACCCACTGGTGGTCCACCGTCGTCGAACCGTATCTGCGCGCCCGCGGGCACGAGGACTGGCTGGACGGCTCCTTCGTCATCACCGAACTGCACGTCCACCCGGCCCACCAGAACCGGGGCGTCGGCCGCGCCCTGATCACCGCCGTCACCGACACCGCCGCCGAGCCCCGCTCCATCCTCTCCGCCATCGACACCGACAGCCCGGCCCGCGGCCTCTACCACTCCCTCGGCTACACCGACCTGGCCCGCCAGGTCCTCTTCCCCAGCGCGCCGCGGCCGTACGCCGTGATGGGCGCCCCGCTTCCGCTGCGCCGCCGCACCCCCCAGGGCCGCTGA
- a CDS encoding proline--tRNA ligase produces MANAPVQRMSQLMAKTLRDDPADAEVLSHKLLVRAGYVRRTAAGVWSWLPLGKKVLANVERIVREEMDAIGAQEVLLPALLPREPYEATGRWDEYGAELFRLQDRRGGDYLLGPTHEEIFTLLVKDQASSYKDLPVILYQIQSKYRDEARPRAGILRGREFLMKDSYSFDTADEGLAESYALHRQAYQRIFERLGLDYRICAATAGAMGGSRSEEFLAPAEAGEDTFADCPNCDFAANTEAITYELKPVDGSGVPALEEIPTPDTPTIETLAASLGVPASATLKNLLVKVDGEIVAVGVPGDREVDLGKVEAHFAPAAVELVTAEDFTGRPDLVRGYVGPQGLGEKTTYIADPRVAPGTAWITGANKEHTHAKNVVAGRDFEVDAYVDVVVVQEGDPCPRCGTGLKLDRAIEIGHIFQLGRKYTDALKLDVLGQNGKPVRVTMGSYGIGVSRAVAALAEQHADEHGLVWPAEVAPADVHVVAAGKALQIDLALDVSAKLAAAGLRVLVDDRAGVSPGVKFTDAELIGVPKILVAGRRSAEGVVELKDRRTGEREELTVDEALARLTA; encoded by the coding sequence ATGGCGAACGCACCGGTCCAGCGCATGTCCCAGTTGATGGCCAAGACGCTGCGCGACGACCCGGCCGACGCCGAGGTCCTCAGCCACAAGCTGCTGGTCCGCGCCGGCTACGTCCGCCGCACCGCCGCGGGCGTCTGGAGCTGGCTGCCGCTGGGCAAGAAGGTCCTCGCGAACGTCGAGCGGATCGTCCGTGAGGAGATGGACGCCATCGGCGCCCAGGAGGTGCTGCTGCCCGCGCTGCTGCCGAGGGAGCCGTACGAGGCGACCGGCCGCTGGGACGAGTACGGCGCCGAGCTGTTCCGCCTCCAGGACCGCCGGGGCGGCGACTATCTGCTCGGCCCCACCCACGAGGAGATCTTCACCCTGCTGGTGAAGGACCAGGCGTCCTCCTACAAGGACCTGCCGGTCATCCTCTACCAGATCCAGAGCAAGTACCGCGACGAGGCCCGGCCGCGCGCGGGCATCCTGCGCGGGCGCGAGTTCCTGATGAAGGACTCCTACTCCTTCGACACGGCCGACGAGGGCCTCGCCGAGTCCTACGCCCTGCACCGCCAGGCCTACCAGCGCATCTTCGAGCGCCTCGGCCTGGACTACCGCATCTGCGCGGCCACCGCGGGCGCCATGGGCGGCTCCCGGTCCGAGGAGTTCCTCGCCCCGGCCGAGGCCGGCGAGGACACCTTCGCCGACTGCCCGAACTGCGACTTCGCCGCCAACACCGAGGCGATCACGTACGAGCTGAAGCCGGTGGACGGCTCCGGTGTGCCCGCGCTGGAGGAGATCCCCACCCCGGACACCCCCACCATCGAGACGCTGGCCGCCTCCCTCGGCGTCCCCGCCTCCGCCACCCTGAAGAACCTGCTGGTCAAGGTGGACGGCGAGATCGTCGCCGTCGGCGTGCCCGGGGACCGCGAGGTCGACCTCGGCAAGGTCGAGGCGCACTTCGCCCCGGCCGCCGTCGAACTGGTCACCGCCGAGGACTTCACCGGCCGTCCCGACCTGGTGCGCGGCTATGTCGGCCCGCAGGGCCTGGGCGAGAAGACCACCTACATCGCCGACCCGCGCGTGGCCCCCGGCACCGCCTGGATCACCGGCGCCAACAAGGAGCACACGCACGCGAAGAACGTCGTCGCGGGCCGTGACTTCGAGGTCGACGCCTACGTCGACGTGGTCGTCGTGCAGGAGGGCGACCCCTGCCCCCGGTGCGGCACCGGCCTGAAGCTGGACCGCGCCATCGAGATCGGCCACATCTTCCAGCTCGGCCGCAAGTACACCGACGCCCTCAAGCTCGACGTCCTCGGCCAGAACGGCAAGCCGGTCCGCGTCACCATGGGCTCCTACGGCATCGGCGTCTCCCGCGCCGTCGCCGCCCTCGCCGAGCAGCACGCCGACGAGCACGGCCTGGTCTGGCCCGCCGAGGTGGCCCCGGCCGATGTGCACGTGGTCGCCGCGGGCAAGGCTCTCCAGATCGACCTGGCCCTGGACGTCTCCGCCAAGCTGGCCGCCGCCGGACTGCGCGTCCTCGTGGACGACCGCGCCGGGGTCTCCCCGGGCGTCAAGTTCACCGACGCGGAACTGATCGGTGTCCCCAAGATCCTCGTCGCCGGCCGCCGCTCCGCCGAGGGCGTCGTAGAGCTGAAGGACCGCCGCACCGGCGAACGCGAGGAACTGACCGTCGACGAGGCCCTCGCCCGCCTCACCGCCTGA
- a CDS encoding chloride channel protein yields MDGGRDDGRGQDGSGGAETAGQPNLVAPSDVPALSARFWVLVVATGVLAGFAGAVLMVVLHAAAHLTYSYRSGSFLTAVEEAGALRRVVAPAAAGAVAGIGWWLLRWWTGPGGSEVSTALWRDEGRLPLRRSLGTAVLSVVTVGMGASLGREGAPRLAGAALASRLSDWARLDVAHRRLLAACGAGAGMACVYDVPLGGALLTLEVMLGVLSLRLALPALATCGIATAVSWTVLPAGPTYRLPEVRLSTSLTVFAVLIGPLAGLVAVGWVRMIRIAHEHRPAGWGPLIAPLLVFTVVGVLAVPYPELLGNGKDIVQLTLSAQVAAPLLVALLLLKPLATAGSLGSGASGGLFTPTIATGALLGSLAGQGWAHAWPAPAAGFALIGAAAVLAAAMQAPVAAVVLMLELTRTVDALMVPLLFAVTGAMLVSRRLDTPSIYSVRLPAQ; encoded by the coding sequence ATGGACGGCGGACGGGACGACGGCCGGGGACAGGACGGGTCCGGCGGCGCGGAGACGGCGGGGCAGCCGAACCTTGTCGCGCCCTCGGACGTTCCGGCGCTGTCCGCGCGGTTCTGGGTTCTGGTGGTGGCCACGGGTGTGCTCGCGGGCTTCGCGGGCGCCGTGCTGATGGTGGTGCTGCATGCGGCGGCCCACCTCACGTACTCCTACCGTTCGGGGAGTTTCCTGACCGCGGTCGAGGAGGCCGGCGCGCTGCGTCGTGTGGTGGCGCCGGCCGCCGCGGGGGCGGTGGCCGGGATCGGCTGGTGGCTCCTGCGGTGGTGGACGGGCCCCGGCGGCTCGGAGGTGAGTACGGCGCTGTGGCGGGACGAGGGGCGGCTGCCGCTGCGGCGGAGTCTGGGCACCGCGGTCCTGTCCGTGGTGACCGTCGGCATGGGTGCCTCGCTGGGGCGCGAGGGGGCGCCGCGGCTGGCCGGTGCGGCGCTGGCCTCCCGGCTGTCCGACTGGGCCCGTCTGGACGTCGCGCACCGCCGGCTGCTCGCCGCCTGCGGCGCCGGGGCCGGCATGGCGTGTGTGTACGACGTCCCGCTGGGCGGGGCGCTGCTGACGCTGGAGGTGATGCTCGGTGTCCTGTCGCTGCGCCTGGCCCTGCCCGCCCTGGCCACCTGCGGTATCGCCACCGCGGTCTCCTGGACGGTCCTGCCCGCCGGGCCCACCTACCGGCTGCCCGAGGTGAGGCTGTCCACGTCCCTGACCGTGTTCGCCGTGCTGATCGGGCCGCTCGCCGGACTGGTCGCGGTCGGCTGGGTGCGGATGATCCGGATCGCGCACGAACACCGGCCCGCCGGGTGGGGACCGCTCATCGCGCCGCTGCTGGTCTTCACCGTGGTCGGGGTGCTGGCCGTGCCCTATCCCGAACTGCTCGGCAACGGCAAGGACATCGTCCAGCTCACGCTCTCGGCGCAGGTCGCCGCGCCCCTTCTCGTGGCCCTGCTCCTCCTCAAACCGCTCGCCACGGCCGGGAGCCTGGGCAGTGGCGCCAGCGGCGGACTGTTCACCCCCACCATCGCCACCGGTGCCCTGCTCGGCTCCCTGGCGGGGCAGGGCTGGGCACACGCATGGCCCGCCCCGGCGGCCGGTTTCGCCCTCATCGGCGCCGCCGCTGTCCTCGCCGCCGCCATGCAGGCTCCGGTCGCCGCCGTCGTCCTGATGCTGGAACTCACCCGCACCGTCGACGCCCTGATGGTCCCCCTGCTCTTCGCCGTCACCGGCGCGATGCTCGTCTCCCGCCGGCTCGACACCCCGTCCATCTACTCCGTACGCCTGCCCGCCCAATGA
- a CDS encoding aminoglycoside phosphotransferase family protein yields MAFEPPRRLVRALGETSPDGDDWLERLPVLAERAAALRGSTVERVQVPGGRSSLVVLVRLADGTPAVLKLAPPRARPGAERAALAHWDGRGAVRLLEPAESAGADEEAGVLLLERLHPDVSVRSLPEARALLEAAGTLRRLWVEPPPGHPFETVAERTGRQADAMRASAERDPDVAPLVESALTARTELLAAPPGPRLLHGTFRQSKVLAGDRVPWLAVGPDPVVGEPAFDLARLVRDRVEDLIASPSGPAITRRRIKRLAESLEVDRERLTGWTLFRAVESGVRARRVGRPRDAELLLEFAGWL; encoded by the coding sequence ATGGCTTTCGAACCGCCTCGGCGTCTGGTCCGGGCGCTCGGTGAGACGTCGCCGGACGGTGACGACTGGCTGGAGCGGCTGCCCGTACTGGCCGAGCGGGCCGCCGCTCTACGCGGGTCGACCGTCGAGCGGGTGCAGGTGCCCGGCGGCCGCAGCAGCCTGGTCGTGCTGGTGCGGCTGGCGGACGGGACGCCCGCCGTGCTGAAACTGGCTCCGCCCCGGGCCCGGCCCGGCGCCGAGCGGGCCGCGCTCGCGCACTGGGACGGCCGGGGCGCGGTGCGGCTGCTGGAACCGGCGGAGTCGGCCGGGGCGGACGAGGAGGCCGGTGTGCTGCTGCTGGAGCGGCTGCACCCGGATGTGTCGGTGCGGTCGCTGCCGGAGGCGCGGGCGCTGCTGGAGGCGGCGGGCACGCTGCGGCGGCTGTGGGTGGAGCCGCCGCCGGGGCACCCCTTCGAGACGGTCGCCGAGCGGACCGGGCGGCAGGCGGACGCGATGCGGGCGAGCGCGGAGCGCGACCCGGACGTGGCGCCGCTGGTCGAGAGCGCGCTCACGGCCCGTACGGAGCTGCTGGCCGCGCCGCCCGGACCGCGGCTGCTGCACGGCACGTTCCGGCAGAGCAAGGTGCTCGCCGGGGACCGGGTGCCGTGGCTGGCCGTGGGGCCCGACCCGGTGGTCGGCGAGCCCGCCTTCGACCTCGCGCGCCTCGTCCGCGACCGGGTGGAGGACCTGATCGCCTCCCCGTCCGGGCCGGCCATCACCCGGCGCCGGATCAAACGCCTGGCGGAGTCCCTGGAGGTGGACCGCGAGCGGCTCACCGGCTGGACCTTGTTCCGCGCCGTGGAGTCCGGCGTCCGGGCCCGCCGCGTCGGCCGCCCCCGGGACGCCGAACTCCTGCTGGAATTCGCCGGCTGGCTCTGA
- a CDS encoding DUF4439 domain-containing protein: MSKATEQELRALQAALAAEHAAVYGYGVVGGRVGKDRRAAARAAYDAHRARRDSLVREVRDLGGQPVAAAAAYALPFPVPDAATALRFAAELEDRVAGVYADAVRAATGQRRREAAGALREAAVRAVGWRGGSVAFPGLAERAGADGTSATPPPAATP; this comes from the coding sequence GTGAGCAAGGCGACCGAGCAGGAACTGCGGGCGCTCCAGGCGGCGCTGGCCGCGGAGCACGCCGCCGTGTACGGGTACGGCGTGGTGGGCGGCCGGGTCGGCAAGGACCGGCGGGCGGCGGCGCGGGCGGCGTACGACGCCCATCGGGCGCGCCGGGACTCGCTGGTGCGCGAGGTCCGCGACCTGGGCGGGCAGCCGGTGGCCGCGGCGGCCGCCTACGCGCTGCCGTTCCCGGTGCCCGACGCGGCCACCGCGCTGCGCTTCGCGGCCGAGCTGGAGGACCGGGTGGCCGGGGTCTACGCCGATGCCGTGCGGGCCGCCACCGGGCAGCGGCGGCGGGAGGCGGCGGGTGCGCTGCGCGAGGCGGCGGTCCGGGCGGTGGGCTGGCGCGGGGGGAGCGTAGCCTTCCCTGGTCTCGCCGAACGCGCCGGTGCCGACGGTACGTCGGCGACACCGCCTCCGGCAGCGACGCCGTAG
- the rimP gene encoding ribosome maturation factor RimP, with the protein MSTTQSERLRELLEPLVTSQGLDLEEIAVDSVGRKRVLRVVVDSETGADLDAIADVSRALSAKLDESDAMGEGEYTLEVGTPGAERLLTQPRHYVRATGRLVKFQLAEGGELVARIVAVDDEGLDLEVPGVKGRRPTARRVALADVARARVQVEFNRKDSTGGSDSAGSAGSTDSRTEKDMKEEEEA; encoded by the coding sequence ATGAGCACCACCCAGAGCGAGAGGCTGCGGGAGCTGCTGGAACCGCTCGTCACCTCCCAGGGGCTGGATCTCGAAGAGATCGCCGTGGACTCCGTGGGACGCAAGCGGGTGCTGCGCGTCGTCGTCGACTCCGAGACCGGTGCCGACCTGGACGCGATCGCCGATGTGAGCCGCGCGCTCTCGGCGAAGCTCGACGAGAGCGACGCGATGGGCGAGGGGGAGTACACCCTCGAGGTCGGCACCCCGGGCGCGGAGCGCCTCCTCACCCAGCCCCGGCACTATGTGCGCGCCACGGGCCGGCTGGTGAAGTTCCAGCTGGCCGAGGGCGGTGAGCTGGTGGCCCGGATCGTCGCCGTCGACGACGAAGGACTCGACCTCGAAGTGCCCGGAGTCAAGGGCCGCAGGCCCACGGCCCGCCGGGTCGCCCTGGCCGACGTGGCCAGGGCCCGCGTGCAGGTCGAGTTCAACCGCAAGGACAGCACCGGCGGCAGCGACAGCGCGGGCAGCGCGGGCAGCACGGACAGCAGGACCGAGAAGGACATGAAGGAAGAGGAGGAGGCGTAG
- the nusA gene encoding transcription termination factor NusA, translating into MDIDMSALRGLVREKEISFDLLVEAIESALLIAYHRTEGSRRHARVELNRETGHVTVWAKEDPEDLEEGQRAREFDDTPSGFGRIAATTAKQVILQRLRDAEDDATLGEYAGREGDIVTGVVQQGRDPKNVLVDIGKLEAILPVQEQVPGETYPHGMRLRSYVVRVAKGVRGPSVTLSRTHPNLVKKLFALEVPEIADGSVEISAIAREAGHRTKIAVRSTRSGLNAKGACIGPMGGRVRNVMGELNGEKIDIVDWSDDPAEMVANALSPARVSKVEVVDLAARSARVTVPDYQLSLAIGKEGQNARLAARLTGWRIDIRPDTEQAGEQTAGE; encoded by the coding sequence GTGGACATCGACATGAGCGCCCTGCGGGGCTTGGTGCGGGAGAAGGAGATCTCCTTCGACCTGCTGGTCGAGGCGATCGAGTCGGCCCTCCTCATCGCCTACCACCGCACCGAGGGAAGCCGCCGCCACGCGCGCGTGGAGCTCAACCGGGAGACCGGGCATGTGACCGTGTGGGCGAAGGAGGACCCGGAGGACCTCGAAGAGGGCCAGCGGGCGCGCGAGTTCGACGACACCCCGTCCGGCTTCGGCCGGATCGCCGCCACCACCGCGAAGCAGGTCATCCTCCAGCGGCTGCGCGACGCCGAGGACGACGCGACGCTCGGCGAGTACGCCGGCCGCGAGGGCGACATCGTCACCGGCGTCGTCCAGCAGGGCCGCGACCCGAAGAACGTGCTCGTGGACATCGGCAAGCTGGAGGCCATCCTGCCGGTGCAGGAGCAGGTGCCCGGCGAGACGTACCCGCACGGCATGCGGCTGCGCTCGTACGTCGTCCGGGTGGCCAAGGGCGTGCGCGGTCCGTCCGTCACCCTCTCGCGCACGCATCCCAATCTGGTGAAGAAGCTCTTCGCCCTGGAGGTGCCCGAGATCGCGGACGGCTCGGTCGAGATCTCGGCGATCGCCCGCGAGGCCGGCCACCGTACGAAGATCGCGGTGCGGTCCACCCGTTCGGGTCTGAACGCCAAGGGCGCCTGCATCGGCCCCATGGGCGGCCGGGTGCGCAATGTGATGGGCGAGCTGAACGGCGAGAAGATCGACATCGTCGACTGGTCGGACGACCCGGCCGAGATGGTGGCGAACGCGCTCTCCCCGGCCCGGGTCTCCAAGGTGGAGGTCGTCGACCTGGCGGCCCGCTCCGCCCGGGTGACCGTGCCGGACTACCAGCTGTCCCTGGCGATCGGCAAGGAGGGGCAGAACGCCCGGCTGGCCGCCCGCCTCACCGGCTGGCGCATCGACATCCGCCCGGACACCGAGCAGGCCGGGGAACAGACCGCCGGGGAATAG
- a CDS encoding YlxR family protein, protein MSGRTQARVCPERTCVGCRERAAKTDLLRIVAIEDECVPDPRGTLPGRGAYVHPAPVCLDQAVRRRAFTRALRAPGALDTKALRHHVERTTVAEQATR, encoded by the coding sequence GTGTCTGGCCGGACGCAGGCCCGAGTATGCCCTGAACGCACCTGTGTGGGGTGCCGGGAGCGAGCGGCCAAGACGGATCTGCTGCGCATCGTGGCGATCGAGGACGAGTGCGTCCCCGATCCTCGCGGTACGCTGCCCGGCCGGGGTGCGTACGTACACCCCGCCCCGGTCTGTCTCGACCAGGCGGTACGCCGCCGGGCGTTCACGCGGGCGTTGCGTGCCCCGGGAGCGCTCGACACAAAGGCGTTGCGCCACCACGTCGAGCGGACAACAGTTGCCGAGCAGGCAACACGGTAG